Proteins encoded in a region of the Trichosurus vulpecula isolate mTriVul1 chromosome 9, mTriVul1.pri, whole genome shotgun sequence genome:
- the CSPG5 gene encoding chondroitin sulfate proteoglycan 5 produces the protein MTLELAPENREEAGSGDPQASRATLPGLEEVLRHTEVPPSGESWGPASEPVGAKGPPSPTLGGHPSLTLPGSGPKLPDIAHKENPLELWLSLGSSLPDPHVPATASPPFGTPEPQPSSEIIDIDYYDGLDSESRGADLDSFPGSPDTSHQHIHPGEDAPSWSLTDMYDDFTPFDESDFYPTTSFYELEEEEEDEEDEAAVQDLEDENDQPLPGLTPSTGPGISQPTSRWHAVPPQQTLGVNPDNSITFRPRPGEVGKELAPSENGTVCRSGFVRHNGSCRSVCDLFPSYCHNGGQCYLVENLGAFCRCNTQDYIWHKGMRCESIITDFQVMCVAVGTAALVLLLLFMMTVFFAKKLYLLKTENSKLRKTNRFRTPSELHNDNFSLSTIAEGSHPNDDSNISHKMQDVLKSCLKEEESFNIQNSMSPKHENNKSDQDDSEVNCLQNNLT, from the exons ATGACTCTGGAGCTGGCCCCTGAGAACCGAGAGGAGGCTGGCAGTGGAGACCCCCAGGCCAGTCGGGCCACCCTCCCCGGCCTTGAGGAGGTGCTCAGACACACAGAAGTACCACCCTCCGGGGAAAGTTGGGGTCCAGCTTCAGAGCCCGTGGGGGCAAAGGGGCCTCCTTCTCCTACCCTAGGGGGTCACCCCAGCCTTACCCTGCCAGGCTCTGGCCCCAAGCTTCCTGATATAGCCCACAAGGAAAACCCCTTGGAGTTGTGGCTGAGCCTGGGCAGTAGCCTTCCTGACCCTCATGTGCCAGCTACTGCCTCTCCCCCTTTTGGTACTCCAGAGCCTCAGCCTTCCTCAGAGATCATCGACATTGACTACTATGATGGCTTAGACTCTGAGAGCCGGGGTGCTGATTTGGATAGCTTCCCAGGATCACCTGACACTTCCCATCAACACATTCACCCAGGTGAAGATGCACCATCCTGGAGTCTGACTGACATGTATGATGACTTCACCCCCTTTGATGAGTCTGACTTCTACCCCACCACCTCCTTTTATGAgttggaagaagaagaggaggatgaagaggacgAAGCAGCTGTTCAGGACCTAGAAGATGAAAATGACCAACCACTACCTGGCCTGACACCTAGCACAGGTCCAGGCATTTCCCAGCCCACCAGTCGTTGGCATGCAGTACCTCCACAGCAGACTTTGGGAGTGAACCCAGACAACAGCATCACCTTCAGGCCTCGTCCAGGAGAAGTAGGCAAAGAACTGGCACCAAGTGAGAACGGCACAGTGTGCCGAAGTGGCTTTGTTAGGCACAATGGCTCCTGCCGGTCGGTGTGTGATCTCTTCCCAAGCTATTGCCACAATGGAGGCCAGTGCTACCTGGTGGAGAATTTAGGGGCCTTTTGCAG GTGTAACACACAGGACTACATCTGGCACAAGGGCATGCGATGCGAGTCGATCATCACTGATTTCCAGGTGATGTGCGTGGCTGTGGGAACAGCTGCCCTGGTGTTGCTTCTGCTCTTCATGATGACTGTTTTCTTCGCCAAGAAACTCTATCTGCTTAAGACAGAAAACAGCAAACTGCGCAAGACCAA CAGATTCCGGACACCATCTGAACTCCACAATGATAACTTCTCCCTCTCCACCATTGCCGAGGGATCTCACCCAAAT gATGACTCCAACATATCCCATAAAATGCAGGATGTTCTGAAGTCCTGCCTAAAAGAGGAGGAGTCATTTAACATTCAGAATTCCATGTCACCCAAACATGAGAATAACAAAAGTGACCAAGATGACTCGGAAGTGAACTGTCTCCAGAATAATTTAACATGA